The following coding sequences lie in one Accipiter gentilis chromosome 31, bAccGen1.1, whole genome shotgun sequence genomic window:
- the ZBED1 gene encoding E3 SUMO-protein ligase ZBED1 — MENKSLEGSPSDLKLVAHPRAKSKVWKYFGFDTNAEGCILQWKKIYCRICMAQIAYSGNTSNLSYHLEKNHPDEFCEFVKSNTEQMREAFATAFSKIKPESSQQVVQDSLIMKTYQNYENKKHQELTSAVISLICEGMYPASIVDEPTFKALLRTADPRYELPSRKYFCTKAIPEKYNAIREIVLKELTEVLWCGISTDMWRSENQNRSYVTVAVHFLSSSPANCLAVNSRCLKTFEVPEDNTAETITRVLYETFIEWGINTKVFGATTDYSKDIVKACSLLDIPVQMPCLGHTFNAGIQQAFQLPKLCSLLARCRKLVEYFQQSTVAMYMLSEKQKQQNILHCMLVSDRVSWWGSTLAMLQRLKEQQFVIAAVLVEDSNNHHLMLEASEWNTIEGLVELLQPFKQVAEMMSASKYPTISMVKPLLHMLLNTTLNIKENDLKEISMAKEVIAKELSTTYQHTPEIDMFLNVATFLDPRYKKLPFLSAFERQQVENRVVEEAKSLLEKVKENTFRTEEKFFTVSEEPPVKKIIISSTPPPTSVINNMLAEIFCQTGGVEDQEEWHAQIVEELSNFKSQKVLGLNEDPLKWWSDRLALFPVLPKVLQKYWCILATRVFPERLFGSSANVVSAKRNRLAPAHVDEQIFLYENSRNGSEAEPEDEDEGEWGLEQEQIFNLNDSVNVNNNFFNIRDSGFV, encoded by the coding sequence ATGGAGAATAAAAGTTTAGAAGGTTCCCCATCAGACCTAAAGTTAGTGGCTCACCCGAGAGCAAAGAGTAAAGTGTGGAAGTACTTTGGGTTTGATACCAATGCAGAAGGATGCATATTACAGTGGAAGAAGATCTACTGCCGTATTTGCATGGCACAGATTGCCTATTCAGGAAACACGTCCAACCTTTCCTACCACCTTGAGAAAAATCACCCTGACGAATTCTGCGAATTTGTGAAAAGTAACACTGAGCAAATGAGGGAAGCCTTTGCCACCGCCTTTTCAAAAATCAAGCCGGAGTCGTCGCAGCAGGTTGTTCAAGATAGCCTCATCATGAAGACCTACCAGAACTACGAAAACAAAAAGCATCAGGAACTGACATCTGCAGTCATCAGCTTAATTTGCGAGGGCATGTATCCGGCCTCTATCGTTGATGAACCCACCTTCAAGGCCCTCTTGAGAACTGCGGACCCCAGGTATGAACTTCCGAGCCGGAAATACTTCTGTACAAAAGCTATTCCTGAAAAGTACAATGCCATTAGAGAAATTGTGCTGAAAGAGCTCACCGAGGTCCTGTGGTGTGGCATCTCCACGGACATGTGGAGGAGCGAGAACCAGAACAGGTCGTACGTAACCGTCGCAGTTCACTTTCTCAGCAGCAGTCCTGCCAACTGCCTGGCTGTGAACTCGCGGTGTTTAAAAACGTTTGAAGTACCGGAGGATAATACTGCAGAGACTATTACGCGTGTCCTTTATGAAACGTTCATTGAGTGGGGGATCAATACAAAAGTCTTTGGTGCTACAACAGATTACAGTAAAGACATTGTGAAAGCTTGCTCTCTCCTAGATATTCCCGTACAGATGCCTTGTTTGGGGCACACTTTTAACGCAGGAATACAACAAGCTTTTCAGCTCCCCAAACTCTGCAGCCTTCTTGCCAGGTGCCGAAAACTGGTGGAGTATTTTCAGCAGTCTACGGTCGCGATGTACATGCTGAGcgagaagcagaagcagcagaatattCTCCACTGCATGCTGGTGAGCGACCGTGTTTCCTGGTGGGGAAGCACGCTTGCCATGCTGCAGCGCCTTAAGGAGCAGCAGTTTGTCATTGCGGCTGTTCTTGTGGAGGACAGCAACAACCACCACCTCATGCTGGAAGCCAGTGAGTGGAATACAATCGAAGGGCTGGTGGAGCTGCTGCAGCCTTTCAAGCAGGTTGCGGAGATGATGTCTGCTTCAAAGTACCCGACGATAAGTATGGTGAAGCCTCTCCTCCATATGCTTCTGAATACTACGCTGAACATCAAAGAGAATGATTTGAAAGAAATCAGCATGGCAAAGGAGGTGATTGCTAAAGAGTTGTCAACCACCTACCAGCACACGCCTGAGATAGACATGTTTCTCAACGTTGCAACTTTCTTGGATCCCCGCTACAAAAAACTGCCTTTTCTTTCAGCCTTTGAGCGGCAGCAGGTTGAAAACAGAGTGGTGGAAGAAGCAAAAAGCCTGCtggagaaagtaaaagaaaatacctttagGACTGAagagaaattcttcactgtttcGGAAGAGCcccctgtgaaaaaaataatcatctccTCTACTCCTCCTCCTACCAGTGTCATCAACAACATGCTCGCAGAGATCTTTTGCCAGACGGGAGGCGTGGAAGACCAGGAGGAATGGCACGCTCAGATCGTCGAGGAGTTGAGCAACTTCAAGTCACAAAAGGTCCTCGGTTTGAACGAAGACCCGCTGAAGTGGTGGTCTGACAGACTAGCGCTGTTTCCAGTTTTACCAAAGGTTCTTCAAAAATACTGGTGCATTCTGGCCACAAGGGTCTTCCCTGAACGCCTTTTTGGTTCTTCTGCTAACGTTGTAAGTGCAAAGAGAAACCGGTTAGCCCCGGCTCACGTGGATGAGCAGATCTTTTTGTATGAAAACAGTCGGAATGGGTCTGAGGCAGAACCGGAGGATGAAGATGAAGGAGAGTGGGGTTTGGAACAGgaacagatttttaatttaaatgactCGGTAAATGTAAACAACAATTTCTTTAATATCCGAGACAGTGGGTTTGTTTAA